The Manihot esculenta cultivar AM560-2 chromosome 17, M.esculenta_v8, whole genome shotgun sequence genome contains the following window.
GGGCGTGTGTCTGGCACAGGTCcacagaagaaaaaagaaaagaatatatATCTTTATGTTAAAGTGGATATATCCACGCGTGGCTGCCACAAGCCTTGCTTTTTATCTGTTGTCTACTTATTTTGTTGTTTAGTATAGGCCAGCCTAAACTCTATCGCAGATGATGAAAGAGAAGAatttctaataatatttttcttggCCATGGGTTCATACATAGTCTGCATAAAAAAAGCATGGAAAGAATTATAGAATGGTGTTAAAGTTAGATGTGAGCAAAGCTTCTGAATATGTTGAGTAGTTTTTTCCGCAATATATGCTacagaaatttaattttcatggtGAATAGATTTCCTGAATCAATCAATGTGTTACTACAGTAATTATGTCTGTTCAAATTAATGgttataaattttgttttttcttttttttttcagaggCCTTAGGTAAGGGATCATCTATCTCCTTATTTCTTTCTCTTATGTGCAGAAGGCTTCTctcatatcattaaaacattttgctTGCAAGGGTTAAAAGCTGCCAAACATGGGCCATCCATTACTCACTTGCTCGTTGCATGTGATTTCATACTTCTCTCCAAAGTCTCATAAAGAAAGGCTGACATTATTATCGAGTTACTCGGACTGTATTCGGAATTTAGTgatcaaaatattaattataaaaaatcttcTATCATGTTCAGTTCCAATACTCTGCCTTGCTTGAAAAACAAAATAGCAAATAAATTGGGCATCTCTCTTGTGGATATATATGATAAATTTCTTAGATTACTAGCTACCATCTCTCAATCCAAGCGACAAGTCTTTGATTTTATCAAACACAGAATTGCTCTTAAACGTGCAAGGTGAAAGGAGTTGTTGTCTAAGGGAGGTAAGAAAGTACTTATTAAAGCTATTACTTCGACAATACATATTTACGCTATCTCTTGTTTTAGGCTGCCGGTGTCACTGTGTAAGGAAGTAAATGGGATTGTTTCTCAATTCTGGTAGGCCAAAAACAGAATGAGAAAAAATTCCATTTGGTTTTTTGGTCCAAAATATGTGACAGGAAGAGCAAAGGTGGGTTATGATTCAAGGATTTAGAAAGTTTCAACAAAATGCTAGAGGCGAAGCAAGGCTGGAGAATTTTATCCCAACCAAATTCTCTTCTGGGTCATGTTCttaaaggaaaatatttttcacattcaTAGCAAAGTATTCTCTGGGGTAGAGAGTTTATTCAGTTGGGTGCAAGATGACATATAGGTGATGGCAATTCTATTCTTTGCAAATAAGACAAATGGATTTCTGAGATCTTTCCGTCGATTCCAAGAGCAAAGCTGAATCATGACATCAATATTGCTCGTCTCACATCCGTTCAATAATGAAACAAGGAGATAAAATGTTCAAACTTTAAATGTAAATTTTGATCTTCCAATAGTAAAAGGTATTTTATCAATTCCCATCATTTTATTTCTAAAGTAGGACATGATTATTTGGTATTTTGATAAGTTAGGCAGATATACAATTAAATCTGATTTTTTTTGCTAGTCATTGTAGACGATCCAAGTTCAGATCTAACAACCCTCTTGTTAAGGGTAATCCAGGTCCCCAATCTTGTTATAATAATGTTCTCTTTTAGAAAAGGTTTTTGAAAGTGTCTCTTCCTCTAAAGATTCGCCTCTTCCTTTTGCAATTTATTTCACACTTTTGATCCCTCTTTGTTTAGCGAAAAAGAAACaatgtttcatttattttttggttGTCCAAGAGTGGTTGCTGTCTGGGTTCATTCACCTATGAGATTATGATATTCCCTTTTAAATCAGTCTTCTAAGATTGCTTTATAGTCTGAGCTATGTTTGTTCTTAGCCTCATGGAGACTATGATGGTTTGATTCAGTTAGCAGGTTTCATCTTACGGTAAATTTGGAAATCTCGGAATGCTTTGGTCTTTAAATCGGAGCAGACTATTTTTCAACAGGTTATTGAAATGGCACTGATCAGAGTTCACATTAGCAAATAGTAACAACAATACACATGAGTTTTGACTCTCCCACACAAATTGGCAACCACCAACCAATCATTCTTTTACAGTAAGAGTATATATCTatcgaattaaaaaaatattatttaaaatatagtaggatatacatattaatataaaattttaactttatattaatcgagtatataaattaatttatgcaCTTTCAtgtatatgaaatttttttaataataattaatttttttaaattttcgttTAACTAGCTGGATGTaggtataatttaattatttttattaattttataataaaatatattattatatttcttatttttattagacGCATTAAGTTTAAatgattgattaaaaaaataaataaaggtaATTATGAATTAGGAAGTTAAAGGACATATCACATGTTTGTGTTAAGTCTTTTGGTTGAACATTAATAGATGAATATGAATAATATagattcaatttgattaccaGTAGTCATTAAGTTTTTATGGGGtgagattttttatattttcgttCGTATAGGATATATttggtaaatatttttttaaactagaTAATTATATATTCGATATATATTTTTTCGATCGGTTTATTAACAATGAATAAATATCTCATTCATTATTAGCTCGGTTAAAATCATACTATTGCCctgatatatatatactaaGTCAGATATTAAAATACACGCATTTAAGACATTGTATTATTTAACGTGGCGTCGAAAGTCAAAACTACAAAATCTCTGAAATTATACTTTCGATTTGATTCTTCCGAACAGGTTTCAAACGCCCTAATCTATCTTAAGCAATTTCTCGATCTTAATTTTTCTATAGCCACTAAAATAGAATATACacattacataattttatatgatACTATATTTTATGTGTTGTCAGGTTGAAATATTGTTAtggattgaattaaaaaaaagctTTCTTTGTAATTGTTAAACAGACCTAAAAATGTAGAACCCTTTTAAGCTGATGAATTAGAGATGAAGATGATGGTATTCAATTGCACAATTAATAAAGGGGAAAGCAATCTCAAGTGGAATCTGAATAAGAAACAGTAGAAGAGTTGCTTTGATGGAATTGGTAAATAAATCTAATAATTGGGGATGCTTGTGGGAAGCACACGCCCATCAGGATATAGATATGCAAGAGATTGGCTGCTGAAGCTTTTTGAAAATGGTCCCAATGCACAGTTTCCACCCACCACACTTGCTCTTATTACTCCACTTTCAGATAAGAATCTCATCCTCTTTCTCACTTTTCTCCAATAGAGAAAAGTgctttatttttcttcaaaaaaaattttgcatttttttcttaataaaatactttaaaatgaTATATATGATTGGTAAGAGAAATTCCAAAATTGAAAACAtgttaaaataagaaaatatattaaaagaatttTGTTTTATAATCCTCTAGCTTGTCCAGTGAATGGGAATCTTTATTTGGTGGAGCCtttttattacaaaaaaatattttatttttcacataattttaaaaaatataattaatatatttataataataaataatttatgtaatattttttaaaatatattctcagctcatattattatataaaagattataaaacttatattacaaaattattcttaaaattaataaaagaatgtgGGAATAAGGAATTTATACAGCACAtgtgtaaataataataataatttttataaaaaaaacttactATGGAAAGTTATTAGTTGAACAATGagtattttagaatttttttaatattaaatagttaaaattaatgaaaaaaaataataagtagacgttataaaatattaaaaatattttaataaattttttaaaattgagaaattaattaataaatttttttatattataaaattaaatacaaagtttttcaaaaaataataatgagatGGAGGTGGAGAGGCATGGTTGGTTTGGAACATTGATGATGGAAATGGAAATGGAAATGTGGTTCCCAAAGTGGAAGGGGTGGCTGCTTACTTTTACCAATTGCCCTTTCCACTATTTTCCTTGGCTTTTTGTGGAGGACGCGTGCTTACtactttttttcaattttcaatatcatttttataattttcttccCATTTCAacatttttacttaaaaaaccTTCCACGTGTGTCGACTCCACGTACTCCCATTTGTACCTTCTCCATTAAAGAAAGGGCAAAAAAATGTATAGAGTTTGGTTTCGTTTtgcaaaataaaatgaatttcatTTGCATTAACTAAAACGACATATTTACATAATATACCATCATTGTTACTGTCAAGAATATAAACCAACTCTTACCCTTTTTCAACTGATTTATGAGGAGATGGTGTTGTCTCGCAGCTGTTGATGTGTGCAGCGATTTTTAAGGCCGGATCGAGTCCTTTTATTTTGCTGTTGGATTTCAAGTTTCATTGTGTTTGGTTGTATGGGCTTGGCCTCATCATACTCCACCTCATGTATCtttcttaaaattaatgaaaacttcatttcaagaaaaaaaaaatcatgttgcCTTTAAAATAAAGGAGCTTAATTAATTTCAGGAGAGATGTTTTAAACCTGAAGATGAAGATCAGTGATCATGACTCATGAATGATGACTTGACATACAAGAAGCTACCACTAGGTTAAAATCTCTGCAACTTTTTTTTATCGGTAATCTTCCTCCTACCCTAAGCATAGGTCTCTCATTCACCTGTGAAGCTTCCTTCTCCTGTCTCATTGGGTGGGTATATGACGTTAAAAGTGTATATACATCTAATGTTTGGAGCAAAAGCCTGAGGTTGAGAGGTTTTCATGAGTGCTATGTCTTTGCCATGATCTAAAATTTTTCACTCGGACGCTGCCGACAATAAGAAACTCCTTTGAAGATGCGAAACATAACAGGTAAAGCTCCACTTCAATTAAGGCTAAGATCGGTTGAACTCGGTGATTACTTGAATTGCTCTTACAATGTCTCATATTTAATCCTCAATCGCAATGTGTTTAAAACCGTAGAGCATCTCACATGATGAGCTGCTTGAGATAACGGGCCATGATATTTTCATAAACGAAATTATACTAATTCAAGACATTAGAGAGAGAGGGTAAGAGAATAACTACCTACCAGGTACAATgtcaacaacaaagtaatcgCAACTTAACAGGGGTACCTACTGTAACTACTCGACACCAGTCGTATTGATTCCATGCGTACATGTCAGCTATACTGCCTACATAGAGAAACTAAATTTGGTTTTACAGCCCATATGAAACACACTCTTCTGAAATGGGGAAAGGCTCTGGCATAAAACCAAGTTTTGCTGTGACAATAACAGCAGCCAATATCCACTTCAGATATATTAATATACTTGTACTCCTCACAAGATCCCTTTCATTGCGAAGCAGCTCTCACTCACTTGGGATTCCTAAGAACAATGATTACAGAGTCTCCACGGAGAAACATCTTACTAATGAATCTATCCTTGTTCACTGGCATGGCCTTTTTCTTGCCTTTCCCTGTCTTTGGTacctaaacaaaatataatcCATGCATATTACCAACAAAAAAGAGTAACAGTACTTGAAAGTAGATACAACCATAAATAGGAAAAAGCATTAAAATAAGACCCACCTCAGTCCACATCTCCCTGACATTTTCAAGAACCATGTTGCAATGACGATCAAAGGCTCTAACACGACCAAGTAGTTTTTTGTTGTTCCGACAATTAATGAGCACCTACCAAAGTGCAGTATGACAAATCAAATTTAAGTGAGGCACCCTGATGGTAGGACTGGTTCAAATTAGTACAGGAAGCCACAACTGAGCTTTACCACAGAATCAGATAAAAGGTCATACAATTTGCTCAAATTAGACTTAACATTACCTGAGTGTTATTTTTGACACTCATCATTAGTACTGAAAGGGGTCCTGTATTAAACTCCTCCTCCTCATTCTTGGTAACCTGCAGCAATTACCAGAGAATCAGACAAGCATACATGAGAAATATTCATAACTACCCCCCAAATTTGATAATTTATCTAGGGGCTATGATcagttaaataaaaatcaagaaaaaaattaaaagaaaaaagaagaacagACAGCAGAGTATCTGAGAGAGGAAAACATCTTACCTCTTCCTCCATTGGCCGgctaaaagagaagaagaaaacaaaataaatgatagttaGCAAGTAAGCAAATAAACAGCTCTAATATTTATCCAAAAACAGAAAAACCTGAAAAGTGTTGGGATAGAAAAAGGAGTTACCTCATCTTGAAAGCACTTGACCCTTCTTACAATGTCTCGAACAAATATTCCCAGCACTAAACAAGAGAATAGcaataattaattagagaagaaacaaatttattattaaaatgacGTGCACCAAGCTGGCATATGGATAGGAACTAGGGTttcattgaaaataaaaatgagcAACTGATGTTCAATACAACAAACAAGTCAAAAAACCATAAATCTGAAAATAtgacaacaaaaaaaaataaggcACTGTAAAAGAGCTTGTCAATCAGGAAAACGCAATATCACATCTATTCTCCTTCAggctaaaaaatatatagaaagcTAATTTTGGCATTTTTAGGCCAACAAATCAATACTGAGTTAGTATGTTTACTAGGTTTTATTATACAAATACTATATTTTTAGTTTTGCATTCTGTCCAGTGGTCAACATTTGCTTTTCTTACTTCATAAGATACTAAATAGTgcaaaacaaaaataataactaaCCAGATCAGACATTGAAGATcttctttaaaactcttcagcTCAGGTCTCCACAATTTTTCAGCATTAACAAGCTCAGGAGAACGAAAGTTTTAAAAACCACATCATTAGAGAGAGGGAAAAAAGATCTTCAATGTCTAAAATAGCAATAAATAAGACAACTGGAAACTCAAAACTGAGACAGATAATTTcggatttaaaattgaaattcaaatttcttaAATGAAAAAATGCAATACAAATTAATGAATTCTAGTTCTCAACAGTTAACACAGGGGAGATGAATAATGGAtctgaaaaaatataaatcaaccAAACAAACACTGTAAAGGCTTGTGAGTTAGTTTTAATTCAAAACAAGACACCCAAAGCCATGGGCAATATCTTCAATCGCCACATTGTCAAACCCTTGACAAATCTTCAACAGGGTACCATTTTCAGGTAAAAAAATGCATTACAAACGTAACAAAAACATAGAAATCAGATACAAAATGTACAAAAGAAAGGTCCAGTTCCAAACAGTCGAGAATATCAATATAGAAATCAGAATCAAGCCTCTTCAGTTCAGGTCTCCAAAAGGTTCCGCATGGAAAATCTCAGAAGAACGAAAGTATTCTACTTATCATCCTCAGAGGCAACTCAAAGATCATTTAAAACTCATTtgaaacatattatgcaatgatAATCAGTTGACACAAAGCCCCAATTGGCAAGCTAGGagaaaaaatttacaaatttcaaaagagaaaaaaaagatgTCTCTTCAGTTCAGGTCTCCATATGTGTTCCACATGGTTGATTTCTCAGAAGAACGAAAGTTTCAAGTTAATCATCATCATTAGAGACATCTATACTGATCTAGTAAACAGCATAATCAAAACTTAAAATTGCAAGTGCACTGATCAGCAGAGAGATACAATCATACCTGGGTTTTAGCTTGGATGAGCAAGGTTAGAACCAGCACCTGCACCTCAGATCCAACGAAAGAGGACTAGACGGCAATTTTATAGTGCGGCTTGTTGCATTCAGTAGTGAGTTCACCGCAAAACCCTAGCCTCCGCCATTTACACAAGTGTCTGTCTGCACGAAAGCCCTTACTTATTGGGCTTGGGCTCTGTTTGGTCAGGCCACAATATTCTTCTTCGATGACACTAAGATTAAGGATGGCAACAGATGAATATTTTTAAGTATTGGACGGATggtattttaataaaatgaatttgaataattataattaaatttaaaataaatttaaatttaaaaaatagtcattttgatttgaatttaaatttaatatataaat
Protein-coding sequences here:
- the LOC110605662 gene encoding small nuclear ribonucleoprotein Sm D2 encodes the protein MSRPMEEEVTKNEEEEFNTGPLSVLMMSVKNNTQVLINCRNNKKLLGRVRAFDRHCNMVLENVREMWTEVPKTGKGKKKAMPVNKDRFISKMFLRGDSVIIVLRNPK